The Dehalococcoidales bacterium genome includes the window CCCACCTTGCTCATCAGGCATTCTCTCCGCCAACCTGCGCCCGGTACTCATCCGCCGAAGTAAGTGAGTCAACTTCACCCGGGTTCGTCATCTTAATAACGACCATCCACCCTTCACCATAGGTGTCCTCATTTACCCTGCCCGGTTCGTCCTGAAGGGCTTCGTTGACCTCGACCACCTCACCGGTGACCGGACTGTACAGGTCATTGGTCGCTTTTACACTCT containing:
- the gcvH gene encoding glycine cleavage system protein GcvH, which encodes MYPEGLKYNEEHTWLKLEGEDLGRVGITTYAQEQLKEVVFVELPEIGTAVSHMEPFGVIESVKATNDLYSPVTGEVVEVNEALQDEPGRVNEDTYGEGWMVVIKMTNPGEVDSLTSADEYRAQVGGENA